The genomic region TCGCCAAATTTAATACAACCAGGATCATACTTTTCGTGCATTCAACCGACGATATCGAGCATTCCATACACCAGCGTTGATTTGGATTTTGAAAGCCAAGCTTAGCGCACCTAATTTTCATTCGTACCTTGAATACAGGGCGATACAGTGAAGAGCAGCACGGCCACCGATAATCTAATTAATGCTGTAACAGTGGATTTGTTTAGTATTTTCGTGTGCACGTCGCCAAAATCCCATGGAATGAGCTCTCTCTTTCTTGGTTTTTGTGTTGGTTTGTACCTGGACCAACGTTGTAGCAATTGTTTTTTGTCAAGTCGGTAGGTGGCAGCTGTAAGAACAAATTTCCACCAAAAATTTTCCTACCAGGATCGAAACGCCTTCACAAACCCAACACCGGCTCACACCGGCTCACGCTTCAGGGACGTTCGGTTGAATTCTTCTCCGAGAGTTGTGGGTATGGGCAGCAAGTTTTGGTGAACATGAATAATGTAAGAGACGTTGTTTTTTAGTTGTAACACCAACTTCTTCATTGAAAGATGCTAAGATGGGAATTTCGTTTTCTACGATCGATTTCTTGAATTTTACATGTCGTTCCTTTTTCCCGAGGTTTACATGGATCAATTCTATAGTTTTTCTAAATCAGTTTGTATATGTTAATATAATTAAACGAATGTAGGAAACAATATCAAGTTGTTTACGTACTATCACGTTTACTTTACAAGTCGTAGTTTTTACTTATCTAACAGTACTACTTCGTTACTTCACCTGTCCTTGTTAGATGTGTCAATATTTAATAAGCTCCGATAAGGTGGTCGGGTGGTTTGGGAACTTTTCTGTACGGCGCACCACGTTTTTCTGAACCACATTCGGCGTTGGGAGTCTGGAATGAGCTTTCCACCGGTGTTGGCATATGGTTGTTTTAtgttatatgttttttttgcacccTCGTCgaagagtgttttttttcggaacgGCTCCCGTTGGTTTTGCGGGTTTGGAAAATGTGCTTTACGCATTTTTAGTGCTCCCGCTGCGTGAAAATGTAATGCAAAGGTTTCCTCTCTGCCGATGTCGGTTTGAATATGTGTGTTTAGAGTGTCGGTTCATTATTTCGAACCCCAAAAGGGCAGAATTATAGTCGAACGAAAATACATCGATCGTGGGCGCGGACGAAGCGGGtcgtaaaaatatgtttgtattGCAATTGGAGCTGCGTTTGTCGAAATGTGAGTTGTGTTTGGGGAAGGCTGAAGCTGGATGTTTGAAAGATTGCAAGCGGTAGATATCCAGATTGCAAATTGATTACAACCTTCGAAAGGTATCCGCTCTGCTCGTGCTTGCTGGGTTTTACAAGCGTTGAGTTCTTTATCGAGAAAAACAGTCCGTGGGCCAAGATAATGAGGGAAGCTACCGGGTTTGCGTAATCGAAAAGCCAAGCTACCGTGAAATAGCAAACCCTGTGGGCGTAGTTAGCGAGGCGTGGCGGGGTTTGTAGTGACCACCGAAAAGGGAGggtaaaatatttgcaaatattttacgCTACATAATGCCGGCCACGCATTTGCAtggctttttcatttttcgggATTTTTACAGAAATGTACGTGACTATACaaattttatgtaaaaatacataaatcgCAAGTAACGAAAAGCTATATTTCGACCAGTACGaattaaatcattttcaagAAACAAAGGTGCAAGGTACCAACACTATGTAactgtttttcctttgaaatatgttaatcATTTCACTATATTCATATTCTTTTATCCTTGAgctattttaaataatagtCCCCTACGAAACATTTCCTCTTTACAGTTTTGGGTTTAATAATTTCAATGAATTCATTGTACTCCCTTCAAACCCCCTTTCTAAAACAGTCCTCTTATGGAACATTATCACTGGCAAATACGGTACAAACGCCGAGGGCGAACCACGTAAGGTGTAATTTTATTGCCCCCGCGCATATCATTTAAGGATCCCGTAAGCTAACCTTATCCCCGGAATCGTCACGGCTTCCCGGGGTTTGAACAATGGGGCTCACAAATCGTCCCGGGCCGTTACCGGGCCCCGAAAAGTGGCCGCAAATGCGAAATGAATTGGTCACCGCACGGCTTTATGGTACTTGTGGGCTTTTAGTCGCAAATTTTACGATCTTCAAAGCCTACATAAGCGACCGGTGCCACCCCCGGGGCGAGGAGGCCTAAAGAGGCTGCCAGCGAACTTTTGTAAGGCGGCCATCGCCGGTCGTTTTTCCGTTTGCTTCGGCCACCCCCGCCGTCGGGCAGTGAGGATACGTCATTAGTCATCCGGTCGCGCTCGTTCAGATTATGTTGTGCTCATTTCAGTTGTGCCGGCCGTGCTGGGACTGACGGCGGCCGCCATACTGGCCGTGACGGCGTGCTTCTGCGCCCGTCGCTTCCGGCGGCAGAACAAGAAGACCAACCACGAGGCGTCGTCGCTGCCCTTCCAGCCACCGCGCCCCCCGAAGGCGGTCCGCTCGCCGAGTGGCCAACCGCCGCAGTATCTGAAGAAGTCCCCGTCGCCGACGAGCGTCAAACCGCTGCCGGGCCACCTACCGGCACAGTCCCCGACCGAGCAGGCGACCGTGGTCACGACCACCACGACGAGCGTCGTCCCGCCGACCAAGTACACCGAGGAGAACGAGCTCATCCCCAAGAACGCCCAGCTGGAACCGAAGTCGCCGGATGTGTCGGAGATGGGCGACCCGGTGACGGCCGAGCTGAACGGCGACGGCACCGAGCACGGCAAGCTGGGTGCGATCGTGTTCAAGCTACGCTTCCTGGCAGATCGGAGCGCGCTGGTCGTGTCGGTTGTGCGGTGCCGCGGACTGCCCGGAAAGAACCATGGCTCCGGTGCCGCCGAGCTGTCCCCCATGCCGGCCGGAACACTCTGCAATGGCAGTGCAAACGGCAAGCAAACGGCCACCGATCCGTACGTgaagctgcagctgctgcccGACAAGCAGCATAAGGTGAAAACAAGGTAAGTTTCCCAACGGGGGCGAAAAGCACCAACCAAGCTTAttgtgaaataaaagaaaagaagaatggGCAACATAAATGACCAACTTTTCCAAACACCCCGAACCTTACGTTTCATGGGGAGGCACCTAAATGGGGAGAGAAAAatagggagaaaaaaacaaaacacaaccctCCATCAACCTGAAGGTCAGCAAACGACAAAGGCGAGTCCCGGCACTGTTGCCAGAAGGCACACAAGAGATGAGCATTGGACAAACCGTGTTTCGCCAGCGAGAGATAAAATGGCGTGGAAATGGCAACAGCTGTGGCGTTAAATATAGCTAAAAAtggtgaaacttttttttccggcCTCGGCAGGAAACGACGGTGCTGGAATTGAAAAGTAATCCACTTAGTCAGCAATGCTGGTTTGCGGTGGAGAGAAGCATAttcgttgtgttttgttcttcAGTTTGGACATTTCTAGGGGAAATGGGATGATGGgttccaaaaataaatactaaTGTCTTCGGTATCCGGAGGCTCTGCCAAGGGCAAGGAACCGTCGGAATGGGTGCCCTTTTTTTCGGGTGGTGTACGAAATGGTTAAATGCTCAtccgttttccgtttgttcgTCTACGATCTTCGCAGGGTTTTGCGCAACACCCGCAATCCGGTGTACGATGAGGACTTTACCTTCTACGGGCTGACGCTGACCGAACTGGCCGGAATGTCGCTGCACTTTGTGGTGCTGAGCTTCGACCGCTACAGCCGGGACGACGTCATTGGCGAGG from Anopheles coustani chromosome 3, idAnoCousDA_361_x.2, whole genome shotgun sequence harbors:
- the LOC131260281 gene encoding synaptotagmin-4, whose product is MGDHGPDMNTLETDYVVLISVVPAVLGLTAAAILAVTACFCARRFRRQNKKTNHEASSLPFQPPRPPKAVRSPSGQPPQYLKKSPSPTSVKPLPGHLPAQSPTEQATVVTTTTTSVVPPTKYTEENELIPKNAQLEPKSPDVSEMGDPVTAELNGDGTEHGKLGAIVFKLRFLADRSALVVSVVRCRGLPGKNHGSGAAELSPMPAGTLCNGSANGKQTATDPYVKLQLLPDKQHKVKTRVLRNTRNPVYDEDFTFYGLTLTELAGMSLHFVVLSFDRYSRDDVIGEVVCPLSGIDLQQIENQQVALSREIQPRSLKIRAQGRGELLISLCWQPAAARLTVVLLKARNLPRMDVTGLADPYVKIYLLYNGQRIAKKKTHVKKRTLSPVFNESFAFDIPTTEGAGASLDGVSLELMLLDWDRVTKNEVIGRLELGGPRSNGSALNHWKEVCNSPRRQIADWHKLRE